In a genomic window of Gloeocapsopsis dulcis:
- a CDS encoding helix-turn-helix transcriptional regulator — protein sequence MTVTISEQSLRELWQEANPTPQHADASDPCDVIWKYPSRLGQGFQRNIEYQEGIEITIEEHQLHDHVIEKVGVHEHSIQCGFLLSGNFNSDDEPVCSGLYWFCGSGLSPGGLCEHSMQQPMLCVNVHIAPELFQSYIAKSTEYIPPELRHLFKQPHQQYFYRYGKITPQMQISIQQILQCPYAGITKRLYLESKVMELLALMVEQEIEIQRGDRCRLVLKLDDVDRIHQAQTILQQRLDNPPSLMELARLVGLNDYTLKRGFRRVFGKTVFGYLHDYRMKQAQQLLNSGSFKVEEVARMVGYRDRSAFSKAFCRKFNISPNDYRQAK from the coding sequence ATGACTGTTACCATTTCAGAGCAAAGTCTTAGGGAACTTTGGCAAGAAGCCAACCCAACACCACAACACGCCGACGCATCAGACCCCTGTGATGTAATTTGGAAGTATCCGTCTAGGTTAGGACAAGGATTTCAGCGTAATATTGAGTATCAGGAGGGAATTGAAATCACAATCGAGGAGCATCAACTTCACGATCATGTGATTGAAAAGGTAGGTGTGCATGAACATTCTATCCAGTGCGGGTTTCTGCTCTCAGGAAATTTTAACAGTGATGATGAACCAGTTTGTTCTGGGCTGTATTGGTTTTGTGGAAGTGGTTTATCACCAGGTGGATTATGCGAACACTCAATGCAGCAACCAATGTTGTGTGTCAATGTTCATATCGCACCGGAACTATTTCAGTCATATATTGCAAAATCAACCGAATATATTCCCCCAGAGTTGCGTCATCTATTTAAGCAACCGCATCAGCAATACTTTTATCGCTACGGGAAAATTACACCACAGATGCAGATTTCCATCCAGCAAATTCTGCAATGTCCGTATGCGGGAATTACCAAACGCCTGTATCTCGAAAGCAAGGTAATGGAATTACTCGCGTTGATGGTGGAACAGGAGATTGAAATTCAACGAGGTGACCGCTGTCGATTAGTTTTAAAACTCGATGATGTTGATCGAATTCATCAAGCGCAAACGATTTTGCAGCAACGTCTAGATAATCCACCTTCATTAATGGAACTAGCGCGTTTAGTAGGATTGAATGATTATACGCTCAAACGCGGATTTCGACGGGTATTTGGTAAAACGGTGTTTGGTTACTTGCACGATTATCGCATGAAGCAAGCACAGCAATTGTTAAATTCAGGTAGCTTCAAGGTGGAAGAAGTCGCACGGATGGTAGGGTATCGCGATCGCAGTGCTTTTTCTAAAGCCTTTTGCCGTAAGTTTAATATTAGCCCGAACGACTATCGCCAAGCCAAATGA
- a CDS encoding DUF6653 family protein yields the protein MTLESKIAAAFSMSDDTWAHHANPWSVWTRFTVLPLVVCQALIEG from the coding sequence ATGACTCTAGAAAGCAAAATTGCTGCCGCCTTTAGCATGAGTGACGATACCTGGGCGCATCATGCTAACCCTTGGAGTGTTTGGACGCGGTTTACAGTTTTACCGCTAGTGGTTTGTCAAGCTTTAATTGAGGGGTAG
- a CDS encoding IS630 family transposase (programmed frameshift) translates to MVKKYIVDLSVEERAELEQFSTTGRHAADQITRARILLKADSNQRGGSWHDKDIAAALDVGVTTVERVRRRFVEFGLKASLVRQPGGGRKQRCLNGEQEAHLVALVCSDAPNGRARWTMRLLADQMVQLGYVESVSHETVRQALKKTKLQPWRQECWVIPPEQNAEFVCQMESVLQVYQQCYHPDFPVVCLDEASKQLVKETVEPVAVKQRQPMRQDYKYERNGTANLFILCEPIVGWRHLKVTKRRTAVDYAYLLRDLVDIHYPDALLITVVQDNLNTHSPSSLYKAFEPAEARRILNRLEFCHTPKHGSWLNMAEIELSILARQCLNRRIPEFAVLQTEVAAWQEQRNHEQTWINWRFNTADARVKLHRLYPSIKA, encoded by the exons ATGGTAAAGAAATACATCGTTGACCTGAGTGTTGAAGAACGTGCTGAACTTGAGCAGTTCAGCACCACAGGACGACATGCTGCTGACCAGATCACCCGCGCTCGTATCCTACTCAAAGCAGATAGCAATCAGCGAGGGGGTAGTTGGCATGACAAGGACATAGCAGCAGCATTGGATGTAGGAGTGACAACGGTAGAGCGGGTGCGCCGTCGCTTTGTTGAGTTCGGTCTAAAAGCTTCCTTGGTGCGGCAACCAGGTGGAGGCCGCAAGCAACGCTGCTTAAATGGCGAACAAGAAGCACATTTAGTTGCGTTAGTGTGCAGTGATGCTCCAAACGGTCGCGCCCGATGGACAATGCGGCTACTAGCGGACCAAATGGTGCAATTGGGTTATGTCGAGTCAGTAAGTCATGAAACGGTGAGGCAAGCACTTAAAAAAACGA AACTTCAGCCTTGGAGACAGGAGTGCTGGGTGATTCCTCCTGAACAAAATGCTGAGTTTGTTTGCCAGATGGAGTCAGTGCTACAAGTGTATCAACAATGTTATCATCCTGACTTTCCCGTTGTCTGTCTCGATGAAGCCAGCAAACAACTTGTTAAAGAAACTGTTGAACCAGTTGCCGTAAAACAAAGACAACCCATGCGGCAGGATTACAAGTATGAACGCAACGGTACAGCGAATCTATTCATACTTTGTGAACCGATAGTAGGATGGCGACATTTAAAAGTTACTAAACGTCGAACAGCAGTGGATTATGCTTATCTGCTCAGGGATTTAGTAGATATCCATTATCCTGATGCCTTGTTGATTACAGTGGTGCAAGATAATCTTAATACCCATTCTCCCTCCTCCTTGTACAAAGCGTTTGAGCCTGCTGAGGCACGGCGTATTCTCAATCGCCTAGAGTTTTGTCACACTCCTAAGCATGGCAGTTGGCTGAATATGGCAGAGATAGAATTGAGCATTTTGGCACGTCAATGCTTGAATCGACGTATTCCAGAGTTTGCCGTGTTGCAAACTGAGGTAGCTGCCTGGCAAGAGCAACGCAATCATGAGCAGACTTGGATTAATTGGCGCTTCAACACCGCCGATGCACGGGTCAAACTGCATCGACTCTACCCCTCAATTAAAGCTTGA
- a CDS encoding DUF6653 family protein yields the protein MIVVVVWMWLNPRIFPPPASTNNWAAKAVLGERVWLNRDKIPVPEHYHCVPSILSIVSTTGMVFVRSCHWIFSDLVRIFTGLTQESFEQTDA from the coding sequence ATTATTGTGGTAGTTGTATGGATGTGGTTAAATCCACGAATCTTCCCGCCACCCGCTTCAACAAATAACTGGGCTGCAAAAGCTGTTCTCGGTGAGCGCGTTTGGTTGAACCGAGATAAAATTCCTGTACCAGAGCATTATCACTGCGTACCCAGTATTCTCAGTATTGTTTCTACCACGGGTATGGTATTTGTAAGGTCGTGCCATTGGATTTTTTCTGACTTGGTGCGTATATTTACAGGACTTACGCAAGAGTCATTTGAACAGACGGATGCTTGA
- a CDS encoding transposase, whose protein sequence is MVKQVPPYLPSLKENGLLPIRYWVEDESLFGLKTITRRLITIKGVKPVGQVQWSREYYYLYGMAEPKTGESFFWEFSHLDSYCFGRYLNLFSQAYSDSLNVIQLDQATAHTAAGLKIPNNIILLFQPAHSPQLNPRLARVAIHQRIFKLGVV, encoded by the coding sequence ATGGTGAAGCAGGTGCCACCTTATCTGCCGAGTTTGAAAGAAAATGGTTTGCTCCCAATCCGCTACTGGGTAGAAGATGAAAGTCTATTTGGACTGAAGACAATCACGAGACGTTTAATCACGATTAAAGGCGTAAAACCAGTAGGTCAGGTCCAATGGTCAAGGGAGTACTACTATCTTTATGGCATGGCAGAACCAAAAACAGGAGAGAGTTTTTTCTGGGAATTTTCCCATCTCGATAGCTACTGTTTTGGTCGGTATTTAAACCTGTTTTCTCAGGCATATTCGGATAGCCTGAATGTTATTCAACTAGACCAGGCAACGGCTCATACAGCTGCAGGACTGAAGATTCCCAACAACATAATTCTCCTATTTCAACCTGCTCACTCTCCACAGTTAAATCCGCGCTTAGCGCGTGTGGCAATACATCAAAGAATTTTTAAGTTGGGAGTTGTTTGA
- a CDS encoding helix-turn-helix domain-containing protein, whose translation MKRRCKLQIQETIEQLKELLKQQTIVSGLEKIQALYWFQTGQIKTVTGIATALGKNRTTIHRWWSKYQAGGIRALLGEQKLLPGRKPAIGAEVAEKLASRLAQEKGFKTYEQIQSWLATECGVKASYSVVYKTTRYRLQAQLKVPRPQSIKQDPTHREDFKKTCLFY comes from the coding sequence ATGAAAAGAAGATGTAAACTACAGATTCAAGAGACGATAGAACAGCTCAAAGAGTTACTCAAGCAGCAAACCATAGTCAGCGGGTTGGAGAAAATCCAGGCGCTGTATTGGTTTCAAACAGGTCAAATTAAAACTGTAACAGGAATTGCCACGGCATTGGGAAAAAATCGGACAACGATCCACAGATGGTGGAGCAAGTATCAAGCAGGAGGCATTCGGGCATTGTTGGGTGAGCAGAAATTACTGCCAGGAAGAAAACCAGCGATTGGAGCAGAAGTAGCTGAAAAGTTAGCTTCTAGACTAGCACAAGAAAAAGGTTTCAAAACTTACGAACAGATTCAAAGCTGGCTAGCTACTGAATGTGGAGTTAAAGCTTCATATTCGGTGGTCTATAAAACCACTAGATATAGACTTCAAGCTCAGCTCAAAGTACCGCGACCCCAAAGCATTAAACAAGACCCTACGCACAGAGAAGACTTTAAAAAAACCTGCCTTTTCTATTAA
- the leuB gene encoding 3-isopropylmalate dehydrogenase, with product MTTQYRITLLPGDGIGPEIMLVAVDVLKVVGKQLDIRFEFQEALIGGAAIDATGEPLPSTTLEMCKDSDAVLLAAIGGYKWDNLPRHLRPETGLLALRAGLSLFANLRPAKILPQLIDASSLKPEIVEGVDIMVVRELTGGVYFGQPKGIFTTETGEKRGVNTMAYTEAEIDRIGRVAFETAQKRQGKLCSVDKANVLEVSQLWRDRITQLAAEYPDVELSHMYVDNAAMQLVRYPKQFDTIVTGNLFGDILSDAAAMLTGSIGMLPSASLGAADPGVFEPVHGSAPDIAGQDKANPLAQVLSAAMMLRYALNQPVAADRIENAVLQVLDRGDRTGDIMSPGMNLLGCHAMGEALIQVLEQSNLEERGA from the coding sequence ATGACTACTCAGTACCGCATTACCCTCTTACCAGGCGATGGTATTGGTCCAGAAATTATGTTAGTCGCGGTAGATGTGCTGAAGGTAGTGGGTAAGCAGTTAGACATCCGCTTTGAATTTCAAGAAGCCCTCATTGGAGGTGCAGCAATTGATGCAACAGGAGAACCACTACCATCTACTACACTTGAAATGTGCAAGGACAGTGATGCTGTCTTACTTGCCGCAATTGGTGGTTACAAGTGGGACAATCTACCACGTCATTTACGCCCAGAAACTGGATTACTTGCACTGCGTGCGGGTTTAAGTTTATTTGCCAATTTGCGCCCAGCTAAAATTCTGCCCCAGCTGATCGATGCCTCTAGCTTAAAGCCTGAGATTGTTGAAGGTGTCGATATCATGGTTGTGCGCGAACTTACTGGTGGAGTTTATTTTGGCCAACCCAAAGGCATTTTCACTACCGAAACCGGAGAAAAACGCGGTGTCAATACGATGGCGTATACCGAAGCAGAAATTGACCGCATTGGGCGCGTCGCGTTTGAAACTGCACAAAAACGTCAAGGAAAACTTTGTTCAGTAGATAAAGCGAATGTTTTAGAAGTATCGCAGCTGTGGCGCGATCGCATTACCCAATTAGCCGCCGAATATCCGGATGTCGAACTTTCGCATATGTACGTCGATAACGCTGCGATGCAGTTAGTGCGCTATCCCAAGCAATTTGACACGATTGTCACGGGTAATCTCTTTGGTGATATTCTCTCGGATGCTGCGGCAATGCTAACAGGAAGTATTGGGATGTTACCTTCTGCAAGTTTAGGCGCTGCTGATCCTGGAGTATTTGAACCCGTTCATGGTTCCGCCCCCGATATTGCTGGACAAGATAAAGCCAACCCCCTAGCGCAAGTTCTTAGTGCGGCGATGATGCTGCGGTATGCATTAAATCAACCCGTAGCTGCCGATCGCATTGAAAATGCCGTGTTGCAAGTTTTAGATCGCGGCGATCGCACGGGTGACATTATGTCCCCTGGAATGAATCTCTTAGGCTGTCATGCAATGGGTGAAGCTTTAATTCAAGTCCTTGAACAATCTAATTTAGAGGAGCGAGGAGCGTAG
- a CDS encoding prepilin peptidase, which yields MDLLTSFATFIVFALGASIGSFINVVVYRLPAGLSIVSPPSRCPRCLHRLGKWENVPVLGWLWLKGRCRHCQTPIAIRYPLVEAVTGLIFLLVFWRFGFSVQTVGYWIFCGWLLALSLIDLDTMTLPNPLTQSGLVVGLIFGVVASFIAQLPLNEVAHQLMLSVLGAVLGIWIFDAIALFGSLALGQAAMGAGDAKLAAMLGAWLGWKYLLLTGFLACAVGAFIGGGAIALGILSRRQKMPFGPFLALGALITIFSGEAILTVYFRLIFPAL from the coding sequence ATTGATCTTCTTACCAGCTTCGCTACTTTTATCGTGTTTGCATTAGGAGCATCAATTGGTAGCTTCATCAATGTTGTTGTTTACCGCTTGCCAGCTGGATTATCAATTGTTTCGCCACCTTCACGTTGTCCGCGTTGCTTACATCGCCTTGGCAAATGGGAAAATGTTCCAGTTCTAGGCTGGCTGTGGTTAAAAGGGCGTTGTCGTCATTGTCAGACTCCCATTGCTATACGTTATCCACTCGTGGAAGCCGTGACAGGCTTGATATTTTTGCTTGTTTTCTGGAGATTTGGGTTTTCAGTGCAAACTGTTGGATATTGGATATTTTGCGGTTGGCTGTTGGCGTTGTCACTAATTGATCTTGATACAATGACGCTACCAAATCCGTTGACACAATCAGGATTAGTTGTCGGTTTGATATTTGGTGTCGTCGCGAGTTTCATCGCCCAACTCCCCTTAAACGAAGTAGCACATCAGTTGATGTTGAGTGTCTTGGGCGCGGTGTTGGGAATTTGGATATTTGATGCGATCGCACTTTTCGGTTCGCTGGCATTAGGGCAAGCCGCGATGGGTGCAGGTGACGCCAAATTAGCTGCAATGTTAGGCGCATGGCTAGGATGGAAATATCTCTTGTTGACAGGGTTCTTAGCGTGTGCTGTTGGCGCGTTTATTGGTGGTGGGGCGATCGCTTTGGGTATTCTCTCTAGGCGGCAAAAAATGCCCTTCGGTCCTTTTCTCGCTCTAGGTGCATTGATTACGATCTTTAGCGGTGAGGCGATTCTCACTGTATACTTCCGTTTAATCTTTCCCGCCCTTTAG
- a CDS encoding putative signal transducing protein: MSWITLRTTSRRWEAELMCQLLTAHDIPARIVDLGITSYFGSGSPAAVQVHAQDRWAALLLLSPIDTEDNDIQPSD, translated from the coding sequence GTGTCTTGGATTACTTTAAGAACTACAAGCAGGCGTTGGGAAGCCGAGTTGATGTGTCAATTGCTGACTGCACACGATATTCCAGCGCGGATAGTTGATTTAGGTATTACCTCTTATTTTGGGAGTGGTAGTCCTGCTGCTGTGCAAGTCCATGCCCAAGATCGCTGGGCTGCGCTACTCTTGCTCAGTCCGATCGACACTGAGGACAACGATATACAGCCTAGTGATTAA
- a CDS encoding protein-tyrosine phosphatase family protein, translating into MYKFASASEDESIVFGSARPGYRNEQVKQWIEFMQHQDIKRVCCLLPESQLTCYSNLLDVYRQTFGIDQVCWTPIEDFHFADAEILIHQILPFLAAANQNHEKVVVHCSGGVGRTGHVLAAWLVAGRGLSNKAAIAIVKQTGKNPYEAVIAAPFKGRNPWKVAAELNMLLDECNRFRGKLA; encoded by the coding sequence ATGTACAAATTTGCTTCGGCTTCGGAGGACGAATCCATCGTGTTTGGCTCTGCTCGTCCTGGATATCGCAACGAGCAAGTGAAACAGTGGATTGAATTTATGCAGCACCAAGACATTAAGCGTGTCTGCTGTTTGCTTCCTGAATCTCAACTTACTTGCTATTCCAATCTGCTTGATGTTTACCGACAGACGTTCGGAATCGACCAAGTTTGTTGGACACCAATCGAAGATTTTCACTTTGCCGACGCTGAAATTCTTATCCACCAAATTTTACCGTTCTTAGCTGCCGCCAATCAGAACCATGAGAAAGTTGTTGTTCATTGCTCTGGCGGCGTTGGGCGTACGGGGCACGTTTTAGCAGCTTGGCTTGTGGCTGGACGAGGACTCTCCAACAAAGCCGCGATCGCAATCGTTAAACAAACTGGAAAAAATCCTTATGAAGCAGTCATCGCTGCCCCTTTCAAAGGTCGCAATCCTTGGAAAGTTGCTGCGGAACTGAATATGTTGCTGGATGAGTGTAATCGATTTAGAGGGAAGTTAGCTTGA
- the accD gene encoding acetyl-CoA carboxylase, carboxyltransferase subunit beta gives MSLFDWFANRRKSGPISQERQERDIADGLWSKCVACGVLAYTKDLRANQMVCPECGYHVRVDSNERIRQLIDANTWQPLDESLSPTDPLQFRDRKAYSDRLRETQEKTGLIDAVQTGFGQLEKQPVALGVMDFRFMGGSMGSVVGEKITRLIERATQKRYPVIIVCASGGARMQEGMLSLMQMAKISAALEGHREAQLLYIPVLTNPTTGGVTASFAMLGDIILAEPRATIGFAGRRVIEQTLREKLPEEFQTAEDLLQHGFVDAIVPRTQLKKTLAQLISLHQPDTPTHHQLLQLEAIALTSSIVDPGK, from the coding sequence ATGTCTCTGTTTGATTGGTTTGCAAATCGGCGAAAGTCCGGTCCTATTAGCCAGGAACGCCAAGAGCGTGACATTGCTGATGGGTTGTGGAGTAAGTGTGTCGCTTGTGGAGTCTTGGCTTATACCAAAGACTTAAGAGCTAATCAAATGGTCTGCCCAGAGTGCGGATATCATGTACGGGTAGACAGTAACGAACGCATCCGACAACTGATTGACGCAAATACCTGGCAACCGCTCGATGAGTCTCTCAGTCCTACTGATCCGTTACAATTTCGCGATCGCAAAGCTTATAGCGATCGCCTCCGCGAAACTCAGGAAAAAACTGGGTTAATCGATGCTGTGCAAACAGGTTTCGGACAACTTGAAAAACAGCCTGTCGCTTTGGGAGTGATGGACTTCCGGTTTATGGGCGGTAGTATGGGTTCTGTCGTTGGCGAAAAAATTACGCGCTTAATTGAACGCGCTACCCAAAAGCGCTATCCCGTCATTATTGTCTGTGCGTCTGGTGGGGCAAGAATGCAAGAAGGAATGCTGAGCCTGATGCAGATGGCAAAAATTTCAGCTGCGTTAGAAGGCCATCGCGAAGCCCAACTCTTATACATTCCAGTTTTGACAAATCCCACAACAGGCGGAGTTACTGCTAGCTTTGCGATGTTGGGAGATATCATCTTAGCCGAACCCAGGGCAACAATTGGTTTTGCAGGACGCCGCGTTATCGAACAAACGCTACGCGAAAAGTTGCCGGAAGAGTTTCAAACTGCAGAAGATTTATTGCAGCATGGCTTTGTCGATGCGATCGTGCCTAGAACTCAATTGAAAAAAACGCTAGCTCAGTTGATTAGCCTACACCAACCTGATACTCCTACCCACCACCAGCTATTGCAATTAGAAGCGATCGCTTTAACATCCAGCATTGTTGATCCTGGAAAATAA
- the glgB gene encoding 1,4-alpha-glucan branching enzyme — MSITIAPEQVERIVWNQHHDPFEVLGSHPIEQDGKTMWVVRAYLPSASAAWVIRPEERIEYSMHPVHHPHFFECTIEVPQLANYQLKIKEGDRERVIYDPYAFRSPRLTDFDLHLFSEGNHHRIYEKLGAHPTNIDGVQGVYFAVWAPNARNVSILGDFNQWDGRKHQMRKGSTGIWELFIPEIGVGDCYKYEIKNFDGHIYEKSDPYGFQQEVRPKTASIVADLNAYSWNDAQWMEHRRHADALTQPISVYEVHLGSWLHAGSAEPAILPNRATEPVVPVSELQPGARFLTYRELAAKLIPYVKDLGYTHIELLPIAEHPFDGSWGYQVTGYYACTSRYGSPEDLMYFIDQCHQNGIGVIIDWVPGHFPKDGHGLAFFDGTHLYEHADPRKGEHKEWGTLVFNYSRHEVRNFLVANALFWFDKYHIDGMRVDAVASMLYLDYCRKPGEWLPNQYGGRENIEAAEFLRQTNHVIFSYFPGILSIAEESTDWPMVSWPTYTGGLGFNLKWNMGWMHDMLDYFSMDPWFRQFHQNNITFSIWYHHSENFMLALSHDEVVHGKSNIIGKMPGDRWQKFANVRCLFAYMFAHPGKKTLFMGMEFGQWSEWNVWGDLEWQLLQYEPHQQLKRFMKDLNHLYCTEPALYTQDFGQAGFEWIDCSDNRHSVVSFIRHGKEPEDFAIAVCNFTPQPHSHYRIGVPEFGFYTEVFNSDAREYGGSNMGNLGGKWSEEWSYHNHPYSIDLCLPPLGVLILKLNREKTAEALRR, encoded by the coding sequence ATGTCTATAACCATCGCCCCAGAACAGGTAGAGCGCATTGTCTGGAACCAGCATCACGATCCGTTTGAAGTGCTTGGTTCTCATCCTATAGAACAAGATGGCAAAACCATGTGGGTGGTGCGAGCTTATTTACCAAGTGCCAGTGCAGCCTGGGTGATTCGTCCTGAAGAACGAATAGAATATTCAATGCATCCGGTGCATCATCCCCATTTTTTTGAGTGTACAATCGAGGTTCCCCAATTAGCAAACTACCAGTTAAAAATCAAAGAAGGCGATCGCGAACGAGTCATTTACGATCCTTATGCTTTTCGTTCGCCACGGTTAACCGATTTTGACCTGCATTTGTTTTCTGAAGGCAATCACCATCGTATTTATGAAAAACTAGGGGCGCATCCAACAAACATTGATGGCGTTCAAGGAGTTTATTTTGCAGTTTGGGCACCAAATGCGCGTAACGTGTCTATCTTGGGAGATTTTAATCAATGGGATGGGCGCAAGCATCAGATGCGTAAAGGCTCTACAGGAATTTGGGAATTGTTTATTCCAGAAATAGGAGTAGGCGATTGCTACAAATACGAAATTAAAAACTTTGACGGTCACATTTACGAAAAATCCGATCCTTACGGTTTTCAACAAGAAGTCCGTCCCAAAACCGCGTCAATTGTTGCCGATCTGAATGCTTACTCCTGGAACGATGCACAATGGATGGAGCATCGACGCCACGCCGATGCTTTAACGCAGCCGATTTCAGTTTACGAAGTTCACTTAGGTTCTTGGTTACACGCTGGTTCAGCAGAACCCGCAATATTGCCTAACAGAGCAACTGAACCTGTCGTTCCCGTTTCCGAACTCCAACCAGGAGCACGGTTTCTGACTTACCGCGAACTTGCAGCTAAACTGATTCCTTACGTTAAAGATTTGGGCTACACCCATATCGAACTACTGCCAATTGCAGAACATCCTTTTGATGGCTCGTGGGGTTATCAAGTCACTGGTTATTATGCTTGTACCTCACGCTATGGCAGTCCGGAAGATTTGATGTACTTTATCGACCAATGTCATCAAAACGGTATTGGTGTCATTATTGATTGGGTTCCTGGACACTTTCCTAAAGATGGTCATGGTTTAGCTTTCTTTGATGGTACTCATCTCTACGAACACGCAGATCCCCGCAAAGGCGAACACAAAGAATGGGGAACTTTAGTCTTTAACTACAGTCGCCACGAAGTTAGAAACTTTTTAGTTGCCAACGCTTTATTCTGGTTTGATAAGTATCACATTGATGGCATGCGGGTTGATGCCGTTGCTTCGATGCTGTACCTCGATTATTGCCGTAAACCAGGTGAATGGCTTCCTAACCAGTATGGTGGGCGAGAAAATATTGAAGCTGCTGAGTTTCTGCGACAAACAAATCATGTCATTTTCAGCTACTTTCCTGGTATTCTTTCCATTGCGGAAGAGTCTACCGACTGGCCTATGGTATCGTGGCCCACATATACGGGTGGATTAGGTTTTAACTTAAAGTGGAACATGGGTTGGATGCACGATATGCTGGACTATTTCAGCATGGACCCGTGGTTTCGTCAGTTTCATCAAAATAACATCACGTTCAGCATATGGTATCACCACAGCGAAAACTTTATGCTGGCCCTGTCTCACGATGAAGTGGTACATGGCAAGAGCAATATAATTGGTAAAATGCCAGGCGATCGCTGGCAGAAGTTCGCAAACGTACGCTGTTTGTTTGCCTATATGTTCGCCCATCCTGGTAAGAAAACGCTGTTTATGGGGATGGAGTTTGGACAGTGGAGTGAGTGGAATGTTTGGGGCGATTTAGAGTGGCAATTGTTGCAGTATGAGCCGCACCAACAGCTAAAACGATTTATGAAAGACCTTAATCATCTCTACTGCACTGAACCTGCTTTATATACACAAGATTTTGGGCAAGCGGGCTTTGAGTGGATTGACTGTAGCGATAATCGCCATAGTGTGGTTTCATTCATTCGTCACGGCAAAGAACCGGAAGATTTTGCGATCGCTGTTTGTAATTTCACACCTCAGCCACATTCGCATTACCGCATTGGTGTTCCTGAGTTTGGATTTTACACAGAAGTCTTTAACAGTGATGCTCGTGAGTATGGTGGTAGTAACATGGGTAATCTAGGTGGTAAATGGTCTGAGGAATGGTCTTACCATAATCACCCCTACTCAATTGACTTATGTCTACCACCCTTGGGTGTACTTATTTTGAAACTAAATCGAGAGAAAACAGCAGAAGCTTTAAGAAGATAG